The sequence TGGCAACTTTTTTCTCGCCATCTCGTATGTAAATGAATAGTCTATGCTCAATGCTTAAGCTGTTACATGTAGTAATGTTTAAGGTTATAACTTTTCCTGGCtttgtaaaatagaaaaaaatataattatatttttcggACTTCGAACATGACTAACGTAGGAATACCAGCCTAggggaaatttttattttctgtttcttttgtAAAGAAGCTACAGTACCTGGCCAAAACCTGTAATTTTttgctatatatttatataaaaacacatttaaaaaaaaaaaattgagggcATTTATGGTTGGATTTTTATCCACAAGGCCTTAAAAGACGTAAAATTGTCTAATTaacaagtacaaatgtatgtttgtttatttggtaATAGTTATGTCTTCAGGTGTTTTTGTTTCCACTTGATGTGAATACATACAATATCTTTTcgtaatttaattttgttgaatatatagcgaatttctgaacaaaaaataatttttgtgttcattttgtaaaaaaatgaaaatgaaaatgatccaccaaaaatataaccaaatacaaaataaacctGTGACAATTCTGCTTCTAATGGAACCAAGTTGCtttaaataaaaccaaaaatgaccctaaaatatttttttgaaagaatgtagttttatatataatatatagcgAAAAATCTCAAGTGACGAATACTTATGAGCCTATCATGataatatattaattatgaATCAGTGATCAAGACGCAGAAAGGcagaaaaaagtacattttaaaGTGTGTCTTCTTATGTCGTAATGTTACGCTACTGTTTCAGGTTAGGGGGAGGTTGGCGCCTGTTAAACCGTTAAACCCGCTGTATTGGTTTGCCCCTGTCTTCAACCAGAACAGGGACAGATCTCTACAAtcatttgttatgttttttttatgtgcttcatatgtgtttctttttttcctgTTGAATGGTTAAAAATTACTCAATTGAGGTCCGTTATAGCtttctgttcggtgtgagccaatgctccgtatTGAAGAACATactttgacatacatgtataagtgtTTACTTTtcacacattgtgacttggatggagagttctctcattgtcaatcatactaaTCTCCTTATTTCTATTTGTCGGAAAGTAAACTTGACAGGAGTAAAAAACGATGTATCTAAAGGAATCAGACATAATTTAGAACAACTttcttttaaagataaatattgaagtttatgacattttgtttttggttgtGTGTTAAGCGTTTGTTTTGTGTCTGTTCtcgatatttttatattttagttctgtcttttctttttgtgaTTCATTAAGCCCAAATTATtgaagaatattatttttaaatgtaccTATTTTCCTTCTGCATGATGTAGTCATATTACCAACTACTCTTGTCAATGGAGTTCCATTTGGAAAATTACGCCGTAACCACGTTCGAACGATAGATTGTAAACTGTGTATATGAAGGAGTTAACGGACCTTGCAGGTGCTGTTTCTAAAGCGATTCAATAAGGCTGTGGAGAATGAGTTACACACAAATATATGCTCACCACACTGCAAACCCAAACAGTTACGCCCCTGTCGGGATTTTTTTCCCCCGCAGATTTAGCACAAGTTTTCAGTTGGAATACTAGGTTTCAATTATCTTCAATCTTCGTACTTGATATGAAACCACAGTGTAGCATCACCACCGGATATAGGTACCACAGAAGCGGTGAAAACAAACACAATTGTAAAGCTTGGTAAgtttaaattcttaaaatattaCAACCGCATTCTACGTTTTGCTGACAAGTAAAGTTTGGTAATACTGATTCCTGATAAGTAAACGTAGCTACTATGTAAGGCAATATATGATCCTTAATAGACGTTTCAAATCAACAGAATCTGATCCCAGTGTAGGATCCCAGGGGCAGGGGGTCTTAGGGTTCGCAGAGAAATTCAGGTAAATAAAGCGAATAAACTGTGCGACAAATATCGTCAAATAGTTCTGAAACATGCATCTGTCATTCTAAACTATAAGCCTACTAGTAGTATCTTGACGATTATTTTTATCAGTCGATGAGGATCATTTCATTCAATCATTATGTATTCtttataatgatacaaatataatGCCAGTAATGGACGAATCtagataaatgaaaatgaagataCCCAGATTGAGTTCAAACAACTTTAAAAGACGTGAACaccattgtttatttatttactttgtgTATCAATTCCCTATTGACCTAAGatcaaaagtgaaattttacaggtaaatctAATACTATGTATGGGGAATTATACAGGTGCATATATATGTTGtgataaatatgcattttaaacACGGCTACTAATATGTGTTTATGGGGTGAAATGCCTAAATTATAATTAGCAACTGTATttggttttactcattgttgaaggtcatgcTGTGACATGTAGCTTCTTACATTAACTCCATTTGGATTTTggttgatacatgtatgttcacattgatatatctttttatattatgatgttGCAATTGTTTCAAGAACAATTGTAGTCTATAATGtatagagttatctttcttttagCATATCAGAGGGATTCATTAAGTATTATCATCTCtcggatgtataaatacacagTCACGTCCAATCTGAATGGGGAACCTATAGATACCGATGCAAATTTCAAAGAGAGTATCACGTCTGCACATGGAAGTGCGACGTTCCTTATACGACATGTTACAATACAAAATGTCTGTCCATATTCAACATGCCCTAGCTCATTTTACAGTTACAGTCGAAATTCCTATCCTATATATATGTCCCTCTGAACCGACTTTGCACTATCGGCTTTCTATTGGACTTTTCGTTCTGAataagtatgaaatatttgccactgaacataaaGCAAACATTCACAGTTAGAACTATTGTTACAACCAATATTTTCAAATGCTCCTGCAAGTTAAAAATAGGGTTACTTTGACAAGGGGAAGATTAAGAATTAGGAAGAAAGTTGTATGGTAGCCGTCTTCTGTGGACTTGTTTATCCAATCAATATGAAATAGACATACATTTGTGTCATAATTCCTTAGTTCAATAGTCAGTATTACTGAAGTAATTAACAAGCATTCAACTTTCGTTCATAGACGAATTTCTAAACTTTTAGGTTCCATATCGATTTCAATTCAGAAGTTTACTAATGTCCTTTTAACTGgggttttactttattttactttcccttttttttaactgtaagttgaaaaatagtatataacaatataaaaaatacgcagaaaagaaaatgtacagAAATGTTTTTGTACGTCATACatgaaatacatatttcaataaCAAACTTGAAAGGTGACAATCTTGTATCGATAATAATCAAGGGAACAATAGAACATCAATATGTTCAAATACCGTttaatgttttgtgttatttagtCGTAATTTCTTTGTTAACATAAATACGATTGAAAGAAATCGACACtttaaatcaaaacacaaaatatagacaaacgtagttttaaaacaaagacTGGAAAGGGTACAAAGTGCGAAGGTAAGTTACATTGTTTGACCAGGTCAAAGACTAATTTACAATAAGGGGATGACCAAAACTGaggggaaaaaagaaaaaaagacattgAATACAGTATCAATTCCACTATGTCAAAGATCTAACAGCACTATGACACAACTAAACAATATTGGACTATCGACGCGAACCATACCAAGAGAGAAAGACACAGGGTTGAATGTTTGTGCTAATGATAGTCCGACAATTCTTACTTATCTGTCATGATAGTCCGACAGTTCTTACTTATCTGTCATGATAGTCCCGGACAGTTCTTACTTATCTGTCATGATAGTCCGACAGTTCTTACTTACCTGTCATGATAGTCCGACAGTTCTTATTTATCTATCATGATAGTCAGACAGTTCTTACTTATCTGTCATGATAGTCCGACAGTTCTTACTTATCTGTCATGATAGTTCGACAGTTCTTACTTATATGTCATGATAGTCCGACTGTTCTTACTTATCTATCATGATAGTCCGATAGTTCTTACTTATCTATCATGATAGTCCGACAGTTCTTACTTATCTGTCATGATAGTCCGACAGTTCTTACTAATCTATCATGATAGTCCGACAGTTCTCACTTATCAGTCATGATAGTCCGACAGTTCTTACTTATCTATCATGATAGTTCGACAGTTCTTACTTATCTGTCATGATAGTCCGACAGTTCTTACTAATCCATCATGATAGTCCGACAGTTCTTACTTATCTGTCATGATAGTCCGACAGTTCTTACTTATCTGTCATGATAGTCCGACAGTTCTTACTTATCTATTATGATAGTCCGACAGTTCTTACTTATCTGTCATGATAGTCCGACAGTTCTTACTTATCTATCATGATAGTCCGACAGTTCTTACTTATCTGTCATGATAGTCCGACAGTTCTTACTTATCTATCATGATAGTCCGACAGTTCTTACTTATCTGTCATGATAGTCCGACAGGTCGTACTTATCTGTCATGATAGTCCGACAGTTCTTACTTATCTGTCATGATAGTCCGACAGTTCTTACTAATCTATCATGATAGTCCGACAGTTCTTACTTATCTGTCATGATAGTCCGACAATTCTTACTTATCTGTCATGATTCAAATccgatgattttattttttggttctATTCAGGCATCAGACAATTATACTTTACTGTATCGAAACCCCTAGGCATGATACAAATTCATTTACACGacttttgtaaacattttgaatCAAGTACAGtctataatttgatattttttgtgtgtgttcattttttgtttcgACAAGAAATTCTGAAGGGGGACTTTCCgaacaattatttataaattttgttaacaaactcatttttagaaatttttgtaatcttaaaATCCTGTTAGATAACTAGCATCAATGATTCAGTaagattttaatgattttaatgcATTGTTTTGAATATTGAGCGATAGACaagaaacaacattaaaaaacaaagaaagaacCCATTTCATTGAAGCTATTTATACCAGTTTACATTAttggtcattttgtttattttattttcagatatgCAAGTACGCAAAGTGTAGGACCGCATCGTTATTCCTACTTTTTTTACTCTTAGCTTAGAATATTTAGTGCTTATTCAAATTCATATTTACAATGGATTTGCGTGGGAAACCTGACATTAAGATTTCAGAGCATTGTGAAAAGCATGAATCTAAAGAGATTGTCTCGTGGTGTCCTGTGCATGACGTTGGCGTGTGTGCCGAATGTCAAGGAAATGACCATTCTGATTGTGATGGGGTGGAATCAGTCAGTGAAATTGCCAGCATAGCTCAGCTGAACAGTGATTTCAAAACGTTGAAAATTAAGTTTGGaaacataagaaaaatatataaaaagttgCAAAGAGAAAGAGAAGGTAATATAGAGAGTGTAAAAACTCAAAAAGTACAAATTCGCGATGAAATTAGGAAATTAAGAGAAAATCTTAATTATCATTTGATAGAACTTGAGaacaaacttataagtcaaCTGGATAAAACTTGTGAAAAATACGCTACCAACCTTTCGGGAGAAATAACTGATTATAAATATCGAAGTGCTGTTCTTGATTCACATGACGACGAATCCGCGAAAGCTAAGGAATATGGGtctaatttacaaattattttagcTGCTAAGCAAGGCATGACGATTGCAAAACACGAGGTAGAACATCTTACGAAACTAAATGAAACCATCCGAAACTATTCGGTCGAATTCAAACTCGCTGAAGCGATAAAAGATGTTTTGAACATAAAATCTTTAGGTTCAGTTGAAACAATAGAAGCTAACGCCTACGTGAACTTAGAAATGCTTAATATCAATCCGTTCTTACCCAGTATTAAAACTGTGaaaccaaaaacatcaattGAAAACAAAGAAGACAACCGATGGCATAGAACACGTTTAAAACGCAGTAAGGAGTTTAATATGAATACTTCTCTTGACAAGTTTCTCCCTGAAGTGTCAGGGGCTGCATTTATGCCAGATGAGAGTATAATTTTAGCTGACACGGCTCACAAGAGGCTTTTACATGTAAAAGACAAGGGTCAAATTTTCCAAGAAGTTTCCTTGCCATTCGAACCGTTTGATGTAGCTGTACTGGGAAATTCGAAACTCTTTATATCAATGTTGAATGATCGGCGAGTAGATGTTCGGGATATCAGTACTATGGAACAAATTGATGAACTTATTCTCCCTAGTAACGCTTCCGGTCTAAACGCATTTGAAGACAGTCTTTTAGTAGTAGTTTGCGAGAAAACTGGTTTATATTTAGTTGGGAGCGATAATAGTATTAACATAATATCGATGAAACACAATGACGAAGGTCCAGTTGACATAAATGCAGAAACTATAAGTTATGCTGAAACAAAGAAATGTTTGGTGCATTCGTACACACATAGTGGCAAACGAAAATTTACTTTGAAAATTGATGGTTTTGGCTATATACATGGAATAGCGTTGCTAAAAGATAGCAGTATTCTTGTTGCGAAACTTAGTCCCGGGAGGCATAGTATCACACATATTTCACAAGACGGGAAGGATAAAATGCTGAGATTAGAACTGAACGAAATAGCTTCACCTAGATCACTGGCGGTGCAccgaaagaaaagaaaactgctATTGGTGCATGGAGTTAGAAAGATCTCAATTTTTCAAGAATTATAAATAGCATAGGTTGCATCATGTAAAACTAAAAGATTTAGTTGGTCACTAATGTAACTTAGATGTTGATTAGCGATTTAATGGTCTTTACCGGGAAATCAGCCGTAAGGTtaaaacaaaggagtaggttcagtaagatccctttttggcccaaaaatatagcagttttacaaaattttgaaaatgtaatcgTTAAGCTATTTGTTGGAAAGTAGAAtgattctgctacataaatataggctgtttttgacaacacaatgcacatatatcgggtagtCTAGCATCATTTAGTCatgctaaatttgtaaaatcttcagaattttagcattttacttaaattttagacggtttccgtcttaaatgaaagtggccgcattcgtgttcattcataatattaaaaCGTAAGTTGTATTTCctaataatacataatatatataaaggttgaggatgaacacggatgcggccactttcgtttttgacaaacACCATCTGAAAAATGACggttttttgcatatttgatacatttttcatattcaagcttgaaaaggagcgtttttaatgacttaatcagttaaaaactgtcacataaattaattaaatcaaTAGAAATAGACACTTacgtgtttaaaaagtgtttaaaaatatttcgttCGATGAACATGAAAactgaggccaaaatcggcccttaccggacctacttcttttgtaaatgttttaaagtcGCTAAAATCAAAGATACATTctcaaaagaaacaaatatctATTGTTGAAGCtaactttttgtttaaataaagaatttgccgaattaattatgaattgtactataaaaataattatatatatctgttttaaaaataaagagatttttaaagctgactatgtggttAGGGCATTGCTGAAGGCCGCACGGTGACCTGTAGCTGTTAATTTCCCtgccatttggtctcttgtgaatagttgtctcattggcagtcataccacatcttcttatttcataCAGCATGACGAATACATGCTACTTATTTGAAGGATATAAAATTTGGTCGAAAGATAATGTGTAGAAGCATATACAATcgcaacatacatgtatcaatctttaaagaataaaatagcCTTTACGTTCTGCAAGAAGTGATAATAAATTTACTTACACAAGTATTGTAGCCTTTACTACTGTGTAACATTAAGTTTGATAAGAGAATACCATTCACTTTTGACATTTAACAGcaaataattcaataattaCAAAACCATTTCCCACTGTTTCACAAACGATGATAAATTACAATAATCATTCATAATGCATGTATGGTgatgataaaaaatgtaaaacacttaAAAAACAAAGGCTTTCTGTCTAAATTATGCTAATCTCAAATATGCAGGCATTTATGTTTAGATGAACATGTAGTTGTTTTGTTGGACGAATTTtgtattttgcatttatttagTCTTAGTAATATCAGTACAGTAACGCCATTACTTTGCTAAACAAAGTCTGTACGTATATTGTATTGTTACACCAAGTCAAGAGCCTCGAATTcggtagttgtcgtttgttgctgtatactagtatttatttatatttgtttttcgttcattgttttgtatataaatcaggccgttagttttctagtttgaattgtttaacatttgacTTTCATAGCTAACTATGGGGTtcgggttttgctcattgttgaaggccgtgtgGTGACCTTGTCTTGTACAcatctttgtcatttggtctcaggcggatatttgtctcattcaCAATCATGTCACATCTCTTTATTGTTAAACAGAACTGCGAACTGTGTCTATAATACATCGTTTAAACTTTTTATGTCATAAAAGTCCAATTAATTTGAGAATAACAGGGGATGTCTCGTAAAAATCTTGAAGCACCAAGCAAAGGAGAACTGGACTTTTGTACAAGATATTTTATAGATGGTTggcattttcatttttccaaCGAAACAATTCCAAAAACTGTTCAAAGACCAATATGGGAGTCTGAAAAAATCGAAAGGAAATTTTAAGTCGATTAACAGAAGATGTGTGTAATATACTTCAATGCCACACATCAAGCAAACACAAGTTGATGTATTTTACTATGAAAGTAAAAAACTATGAAacgaaaaatataattatcctcAAAATCGATTACGGCTGAAAAAAAAGGCAACTACCTTCACAGAATTTGCGAGTTGGGATGCTAACAAAAGAGGTTTcccaacactttttttttaattaataaccCTCTTAAAATATGACACCCTCTGTTTATCTCTAAAATCAGAAGATTACACATTGGCACCCCATTTCAAAATGGCTGATCTTACTATTGGGTTTGCCCCCTCCCACTTAGGCttgtaaatttaacaaaacctTTTGTGTGCCAATAAAGGTTCCCTTTAAAAGACCCTCTTATAAAAAAGCGAACTTCAGCACACATTTATATGTCCGTCGATGATTTGTAACATAAAGAAAATTTACTATTTTCAAAAACAGCTGtgaacaatattaaaattacaacaatgagcaaattccAAACCACATAGCAATTAAGCTAAGAAGAccatgaaatgacaaatgtaaaacaatacaagCGATAAGAATAACGGCCTGGTTTATGGATAGAATtgttaacgaaaaacaaatatgatatgcaGTTATACTGTAGCAAACGCCAAGTCTTGTTACGAATAACGAAAAGGGAGAagataaactgaaaacacaCTCTTCGATCTAAGTCTGAGAAATTCAATAATGACAAATTATCATAATCATCCGAAACGAGTAGgtgatgttcagtagttataACGTTTGTTGATGTgactcttttttatattatagattagaccgttgccTCACACAGATAtctataatatttaaataacgaggtccaatgTCAGTCGTCATGGGTTAAAAAACGACAAATCAGCGctgttccgcatctgacaggcgcaccaccaacgGTGTATTTCGGATTTTGCtttatacacgggtcataattaCAGGTTTAATACTACTAAATTCTATCATTGTCAAACTATTCActtttgtagtattttaatcattaAGACTTTTtaagatgacaatacgaatactTAAATATTGGACTTAAAATaagtacagttttcaatttgtaagcGGGCTCTCCGCAAGACGTAAAACAGCgtttcaaataattcaacttaatttataactaatataggacaatgctgttgataaaaaatactccattatATATGCAGGACCTGCAGGTCCAAATAATTAGTACTAAGAGTAAGTACTACCAAACAGAACATTTTttaaagcagagaaaactgtgagtcttataatcggcatgaatttatcagatgacaatccCAATACTAAAAAAAGGCTTACGCATATGATAGTTACAATACTTtgattcagtcacggacccgcgatatcactaCTAGTAATTATCATGCATCCCTTTGACATGAAATATAGGTAACTTTTTACATCCACTTTAATTGCACTTTGGCaaatagttgtttcattggcattcaaaccatatctccttatttgtATATAGATACAATGTAGGTATAAGtgagtttgtgtttttttttttgtgtttattgatTAAATCACCTCACATGAATAGACTGGAAAACAcgtgttatgttttatttgtagcACATATATTTTACGACAATGAAGTTACCACCCATTATTATgttcattttaattaatttgaaatatttgaaaaactaaatattttttactctaTTACACCTATAAATTCATAGAGTGATaaactattcatatacaaatgcaattaacctaacaacgagttccATCCCAAAAGTTAAATTGCAagaatcaaaaataaaaaacactgcaaattccattatacttttatttagataaaatgAATCATGAAGGGAACTGAAGGTAAGAGCGCCAACCCTTCCAAAATTCTGGTAGGCAGTGGTATTCTCGCCAATGGACTGTTATAAATTACAGCGCCGACGGAGGAGAACCCGTTACTGCTTTAGCCGTGCACCTCTACAAGGTGTAATTTCTTCTTGAAATTATTTTGGAACGGATCTCTTCTCGTCTTTGTTCATTcgttttattctttaaaattctCTTTCAATCTTCAACTTTTTTCTCTTTGTCTATATATTTCACACTTTTTCATTCTCTCACTCTTAATCTTTCAgcctttcatttttttcttcttattcttACTAGGAGAGAGAGTGTGTGGTGTATGTAGGTGAGCGTGTGTGGTGTATGTAGGTGAAAGTGTGTGGTGTATGTAGGGTGAGAGGTGTGTATGTAGGTGGGTGAGAGTGTGTATGTAGGCAGGTGAGAGTGTGTGGTGTATGTAGGTGCGAGTGTGTGGTGTATGTAGTATGAGAGTGTGTGTGTGGTGTATGTAGGTGAGAGTGTGTGTGTGGTGTATGTAGGTGAGAGTGTGTGTGTGGTGTATATAGGTGAGAGTGTGTGGTGTATGTAGGATGAGAGTGTGTGGTGTATGTAGGATGAGAGTGTGTGTGTCTGTAGGCGGTTGAGAGTGTATATGTAGGTGAGTGTTTGGAGAGAGAGAGTATGAGTGAGTATGTGAGAGTGAAGCTGTGTGGCAGTTAGATTGTGTGTGTAGGACAGAGTATGTATGTGAGGGTAGAATGTGTATGTGTGTAGGAGAGAGTATGTATGTGAGGgtagtgtgtgtgtgtgggtaGGGTGTGTGTGTAGGAGAGAGTATGTATGTGAGGgtagtgtgtgtgtgtgtaggAGAGAGTATGTATGTGAGGGTAGAGTGTGTGTGTAGGAGAGGGTATGTATGTGAGGGTAGAGTGTGTGTGTAGGAGCGAGTATGTATGTGAAGGgagagtgtgtgtgtgtgtaggAGAGAGTATGTATGTGAGGGTAGTGTGTGTGGGTAGAGTGTGTGTGTAGGAGAGAGTATGTATGTGAGGGTACAGTGTGTGTGTGTAGGAGAGAGTATGTATGTGAGGgtagtgtgtgtgtgtgtgtaggACAGAGTATGTATGTGAGGgtagtgtgtgtgtgtgtgtaggAGAGAGTATGTATGTGAGGGTATAGTGTGTGTGTGGGTAGAGAGTATGTATGTGAGGGTAGAGTGTGTGTGTATGAGAGAGTATGTATGTGAGGGTAGAGAGTATGTATGTGAGTGTGTGAGGgtattgtgtgtgtgtgtaggAGAGAGTATGTATGTGAGGGTAGAGTGTGTGTGTAGGAGAAGGTATGTATGTGAGGGTAGAGTGTGTGTGTAGGAGCGAGTATGTATGTGAAGGGAGAGTGTGTGTGAAGGAGAGAGTATGTATGTGAGGGTAGTGTGTGTGTGTAGGAGAGAGTATATATGTTAAG is a genomic window of Mytilus trossulus isolate FHL-02 chromosome 1, PNRI_Mtr1.1.1.hap1, whole genome shotgun sequence containing:
- the LOC134685242 gene encoding uncharacterized protein LOC134685242; translation: MDLRGKPDIKISEHCEKHESKEIVSWCPVHDVGVCAECQGNDHSDCDGVESVSEIASIAQLNSDFKTLKIKFGNIRKIYKKLQREREGNIESVKTQKVQIRDEIRKLRENLNYHLIELENKLISQLDKTCEKYATNLSGEITDYKYRSAVLDSHDDESAKAKEYGSNLQIILAAKQGMTIAKHEVEHLTKLNETIRNYSVEFKLAEAIKDVLNIKSLGSVETIEANAYVNLEMLNINPFLPSIKTVKPKTSIENKEDNRWHRTRLKRSKEFNMNTSLDKFLPEVSGAAFMPDESIILADTAHKRLLHVKDKGQIFQEVSLPFEPFDVAVLGNSKLFISMLNDRRVDVRDISTMEQIDELILPSNASGLNAFEDSLLVVVCEKTGLYLVGSDNSINIISMKHNDEGPVDINAETISYAETKKCLVHSYTHSGKRKFTLKIDGFGYIHGIALLKDSSILVAKLSPGRHSITHISQDGKDKMLRLELNEIASPRSLAVHRKKRKLLLVHGVRKISIFQEL